Proteins encoded by one window of Engraulis encrasicolus isolate BLACKSEA-1 chromosome 21, IST_EnEncr_1.0, whole genome shotgun sequence:
- the si:dkey-183c6.9 gene encoding tripartite motif-containing protein 5, translating into MSTNPAAVKQEQEELQLSSSSSVLCDMCLDRQTPALKTCLKCEISMCAQHLQAHLTTPVLLQTHPLTKPMPAGGLSSGAVARCPEHGKLLEYYCLDDRLCVCVSCSIEDQHRLHNLKTLAGAQKVLVEKLKEEKKELAERQVQGIALKSWETKQKKDLEVSSERLQNAVVALRDIGLTKVGSSVLARLEAVHAAQKSIEAALSEEDAHLFLQGFGDVYEAVEKAQAVDFIHGLEETAKPEQVVFDLLKNGHETVQRVLKLQGDLLTLVDPDKQFWGTDKPTDMTFDEETVGQLLVSTDLKTLSCCSPTVSQTVYFKNSIDSDLHWTMVFSEKYNWSVGLCCGPQHDHRYGLEWKDKKLFAHKPQESSALEDMIFENKVEVCWDSSGKSLCFFTRGEYGQLIGLYSVDIKRTPKQSLRPFVTLVKKQDTPSGSGTASSNCDRCGRCSSYGGCNCRPKYADIACQVHGLEEYDPPSKKRKRV; encoded by the coding sequence ATGTCTACTAATCCAGCAGCTGtgaagcaggagcaggaggagctccAGCTGTCCTCTTCATCGTCTGTCCTTTGCGACATGTGCCTGGACAGGCAGACGCCCGCCCTGAAGACCTGCCTCAAGTGCGAGATCTCCATGTGCGCTCAGCACCTCCAGGCCCACCTCACCACGCCGGTGCTGCTGCAGACCCACCCCCTGACCAAGCCCATGCCGGCGGGAGGGCTGAGCTCCGGAGCCGTGGCCCGCTGCCCCGAGCACGGCAAGCTGCTGGAGTACTACTGCCTGGACGACcggctctgtgtttgtgtgtcctgctCCATCGAGGACCAGCACCGGCTGCACAACCTGAAGACGCTGGCTGGTGCCCAGAAAGTTCTGGTGGAGAAGCtgaaggaggaaaagaaggagctGGCCGAGCGGCAGGTGCAGGGGATCGCGTTGAAGAGCTGGGAGACAAAGCAGAAGAAGGACCTGGAGGTCTCGAGCGAACGCCTGCAGAATGCTGTGGTGGCGTTGCGCGATATTGGCTTGACCAAGGTGGGAAGCTCGGTCTTGGCTCGTCTTGAAGCAGTTCATGCAGCTCAAAAGAGCATTGAGGCCGCGTTGTCAGAAGAAGACGCCCATTTGTTCCTGCAGGGGTTTGGAGACGTGTATGAAGCTGTGGAAAAAGCTCAGGCTGTCGACTTCATTCATGGGTTAGAGGAGACGGCGAAACCTGAGCAGGTTGTGTTCGACCTCCTCAAGAATGGGCACGAGACCGTACAGAGGGTTTTGAAGCTCCAAGGAGACCTCCTCACCTTGGTTGATCCAGACAAACAGTTCTGGGGCACGGACAAACCCACAGACATGACCTTTGATGAGGAAACGGTCGGACAACTTCTGGTGTCAACAGACTTGAAGACACTGTCATGCTGCTCACCCACGGTCTCTCAAACAGTATACTTCAAGAATAGCATTGATTCTGATCTACACTGGACTATGGTCTTTTCTGAAAAATATAACTGGAGTGTTGGCCTCTGTTGTGGTCCCCAACATGATCATCGTTACGGTCTGGAGTGGAAGGACAAAAAGCTTTTTGCACATAAGCCTCAAGAAAGTTCCGCTCTAGAAGACATGATCTTCGAAAACAAGGTGGAGGTCTGTTGGGACAGCTCTGGTAAATCCCTGTGCTTTTTCACAAGGGGTGAGTATGGGCAGTTGATTGGTCTGTACAGTGTAGACATCAAGAGGACCCCAAAACAAAGTCTCCGGCCCTTTGTCACTCTGGTAAAAAAACAGGATACACCAAGTGGTTCTGGCACCGCTTCCTCGAATTGTGATAGATGTGGTCGATGCTCCTCTTATGGTGGATGTAACTGTAGGCCTAAGTACGCAGATATTGCGTGCCAGGTTCATGGCTTAGAGGAATATGATCCACCTTCAAAGAAACGAAAAAGGGTTTAA
- the homezb gene encoding homeobox and leucine zipper encoding b, whose translation MLNGQAEPSSQLGGLERAGAAREAQGQVEENGSCADKEGSRMEWRDVLDVHTCHICGFTAGDVRGLSVHLSSAHPSTVYPRAANHARSDGPVQRQEEEAKRQLSSFMERKDLKNNSGLDAAMEDPDESDQSRNSVEGTPPGDITKGQKGEETPPLGSATSPSQRKTTTPTPPSPPSKSPADGSEGDCGGDKLQLLGSCPGTPVTSTGTLNRPHVVCLPQVRERLRLAWQRAEPALELDGRSTLLEAFNAFPYPTAQETGALARRCALPPDDVKVWFMMQRVRYGISWAEEDIRDTRRKLSMLHGEGGGGKEGDLVPSPLDETMVDIDDDDDDEEEEMMRAFGATEGMLAGGEEEEEEGVEEEEEEEEEEEELFPAGLWSGPALSSQLENSNSSLQDDNSVAMDDSFPEFPSIHSLPPGAEVSGGGITHLSAVTTTNPPLGLPLTSGSSYDPATGRVRIKKSRNQLMILRRSFVFCNWPSEGELQRLQTVTGLSRHEIRKWFADSRYQLRRSGEAKAYGQRTSYLRGPPKYSGAQGPLPPPPEPEPSASPDGQYEVEVKLENFDTDQPVSRTKDEHRTKGSVARGEAGGSLNGYSLAARSIAPSPSSSSATSASVDSYPGLSTVAATDGPSPAQKLAGNRKKTREQTEVLRQHFLHCQWPTAEDYSVLEQSTGLPRTQIIHWFGDTRYSFKHSRLRWITPEQRREIGKKLAADAHQRAWLVRRQKQWPNLPWDRSRPPPQPSPGNLMDASNSSNSSSGQTLDGGGGGGGGGDFDKWYEMWDGSVQGR comes from the exons ATGCTCAATGGGCAGGCTGAACCCTCCAGTCAGCTGGGAGGACTTGAAAGAGCAGGGGCGGCGAGAGAAGCGCAGGGACAGGTAGAAGAGAATGGAAGTTGTGCTGACAAAGAGGGTTCGAGAATGGAATGGAGAGATGTGTTGGATGTGCACACATGCCACATCTGCGGTTTCACCGCGGGGGATGTTCGTGGTCTCAGTGTTCACCTGAGTTCAGCACACCCCAGCACAGTCTACCCTCGCGCTGCTAACCATGCGAGAAGTGATGGACCTGTTCAGAGGCAGGAGGAAGAGGCGAAGAGACAGCTGTCATCATTTATGGAAAGGAAGGATCTGAAGAATAATAGTGGATTGGATGCAGCTATGgag GATCCTGACGAAAGCGACCAGAGCCGCAACTCCGTGGAGGGCACTCCGCCCGGCGACATCACCAAAgggcagaaaggagaggagacgccACCTCTCGGGTCTGCCACCAGCCCGTCCCAAAGAAAAACAACCACTCCAACTCCGCCTTCTCCTCCGTCAAAGAGCCCAGCTGATGGCAGCGAAGGTGACTGTGGCGGTGACAAGCTGCAGCTGTTGGGCTCCTGTCCCGGCACCCCCGTGACGTCCACCGGCACCCTCAACCGACCCCACGTGGTGTGCCTGCCTCAG GTGCGGGAGAGGCTGCGTCTGGCCTGGCAGCGTGCGGAGCCTGCGCTGGAACTGGACGGCCGCAGCACACTGCTGGAGGCCTTCAACGCCTTCCCCTACCCCACGGCCCAGGAGACGGGGGCGCTGGCCCGCCGCTGCGCCCTGCCACCTGACGACGTCAAGGTCTGGTTCATGATGCAACGCGTGCGCTACGGCATCAGCTGGGCAGAGGAGGACATCCGCGACACACGCCGCAAGCTGAGCATGCTCCATGGCGAAGGAGGCGGAGGCAAAGAGGGG GACTTGGTCCCAAGCCCTCTGGACGAAACGATGGTGGATatagacgacgatgatgatgacgaagaagAGGAGATGATGCGCGCCTTCGGAGCGACTGAGGGAATGttggcaggaggagaggaagaggaggaggaaggggtggaagaggaggaggaggaggaagaagaggaggaggagttgttTCCGGCCGGCCTGTGGTCGGGGCCTGCCCTCTCCTCCCAGCTGGAGAACAGCAACAGCAGCCTCCAAGACGACAACAGTGTCGCCATGGACGACAGCTTCCCAGAgtttccctccatccattcgcTCCCGCCTGGGGCCGAGGTGAGTGGCGGCGGCATCACCCACCTGTCCGCCGTCACCACCACCAATCCTCCCCTCGGTCTCCCTCTCACTTCCGGTTCTTCCTACGATCCTGCGACGGGCCGCGTCCGCATCAAGAAGTCGCGCAACCAGCTGATGATCCTGCGCCGCAGCTTCGTGTTCTGCAACTGGCCGTCGGAGGGCGAGCTGCAGCGGCTGCAGACGGTCACGGGGCTGAGCCGCCACGAGATCCGCAAGTGGTTCGCTGACAGCCGCTACCAGCTGCGCCGCAGCGGCGAGGCCAAGGCCTACGGGCAGCGAACGTCCTACCTCAGGGGGCCGCCCAAGTACTCGGGCGCCCAGGGACCACTACCACCGCCGCCAGAGCCCGAGCCTTCCGCGAGccctgatggacaatatgaggtAGAGGTGAAGCTGGAGAACTTTGACACCGATCAACCCGTCAGCCGGACCAAAGATGAGCACCGCACCAAAGGCAGCGTTGCGCGGGGGGAGGCCGGGGGCAGCCTCAACGGGTACTCCTTAGCCGCCCGCAGCATCGCCCCCTcgccgtcctcctcctccgctactTCCGCGTCTGTGGACTCGTACCCGGGCTTGTCGACGGTGGCGGCCACAGACGGGCCGTCTCCGGCCCAGAAGCTGGCCGGCAACCGCAAGAAGACGCGTGAGCAGACGGAGGTGCTGCGGCAGCACTTCCTGCACTGCCAGTGGCCCACGGCGGAGGACTACAGCGTGCTGGAGCAGAGCACGGGGCTGCCGCGCACGCAGATCATCCACTGGTTCGGCGACACGCGCTACTCCTTCAAGCACTCGCGTCTGCGCTGGATCACGCCCGAGCAGCGGCGGGAGATCGGCAAGAAGCTGGCGGCCGACGCGCACCAGCGGGCGTGGCTGGTGAGGAGGCAGAAGCAGTGGCCCAACCTGCCCTGGGACCGTTCACGGCCGCCGCCACAGCCCAGCCCTGGCAACCTCATGGACGCCAGTAATAGCTCCAATAGTTCGTCAGGGCAGACActggatggtggaggtggaggtggtggtggtggggacttTGATAAATGGTATGAGATGTGGGATGGATCTGTGCAGGGACGATAG
- the cideb gene encoding cell death activator CIDE-B: MDTSSLFKSVSRMVYTPPQRPFKVYSHDRAVRKGITAATLQELKEKVAEVLMLSSLLSLVCEEDGTEVDSEEFLTALPDNTVFMGLESGQTWAPHLTIQGRNNNGNKPADNKPRKGQDIARVILDFYRVNPQDLFGSLNVSATYQGMYSVGADFKFLGPKKVLKETLRMASYLLQTAGNMLIMCASMLKRLIAGADMLQAQQGPVTYKWED, translated from the exons ATGGATACGTCGTCACTATTCAA GTCCGTGTCCCGCATGGTGTACACCCCTCCACAGCGGCCGTTCAAGGTGTATTCCCACGACCGAGCCGTCAGGAAGGGCATCACCGCGGCAACCCTGCAGGAGCTGAAGGAAAAG gtggctGAGGTGTTGATGCTGTCGTCGCTGCTGTCCCTGGTGTGTGAGGAGGACGGCACGGAGGTGGACTCGGAAGAGTTCCTCACAGCCCTCCCCGACAACACCGTCTTCATGGGCCTGGAGTCTGGGCAGACCTGGGCACCCCACCTT ACTATCCAGGGGAGGAACAACAATGGCAACAAACCAGCAGACAACAAGCCGAGGAAGGGGCAGGATATTGCTCGCGTCATCCTGGACTTCTATCGCGTCAACCCTCAGGACCTGTTTGGATCCCTGAACGTGAGCGCCACGTACCAAGGCATGTACTCAGTCGGAGCCGACTTCAAGTTCCTTGGACCCAAGAAAGTTCTGaa GGAGACCCTTCGTATGGCGTCCTATCTGCTGCAGACGGCCGGCAACATGCTGATCATGTGCGCCTCCATGCTGAAGAGGCTGATAGCAGGAGCTGACATGCTGCAGGCCCAGCAGGGGCCCGTCACCTACAAATGGGAGGACTAA
- the LOC134437549 gene encoding cation channel sperm-associated protein 4-like, with amino-acid sequence MEVRRRSLFSQREYERTGRQWSILGHEDNTATQSIKQITECEWDETDTESYVSNVLTGALLEHITFKCLILFVIFGNSIIIALQTSNPVLTKKYEITFTVCEHIILTVFTWEILVKWYYGFGIFWRHGWNILDCVVTLALLISPEIFPHESGHVFKVMRVLRVVRCVSSFATMHGVAMMLQVIWQSLPDLTNIFLLLSITMMIFAVFGVTLFSTSVPSAFGDLTAALFSLFICITQDGWMDIYVKFSEGSSSLLYGGSLYFFIFLTIGAFVFGNLFGAVVTTNLEMSMADENESTLSMMINENALPENRMTHVEEVLARTSMSTRQKPWKGTWLESLRMENFEELVLVLDQMQRNMKEYKSIRRQLESIVDEVHSLPFNLEQDNDVIMRDKNATSLKQSLLSDKIATGRQGDMLSTLMTLEKAHVIDSLQDSPSAFQKGLRHTALRRASAGPSAPPPEGVHSSSSSDKAHQEV; translated from the exons ATGGAGGTGCGGAGACGTTCTCTGTTTTCCCAG AGGGAGTATGAGAGGACAGGAAGACAGTGGAGCATCTTGGGTCATGAGGATAATACTGCAACTCAATCTATCAAGCAGATCACAGAGTGCGAG TGGGATGAGACGGACACGGAGAGCTACGTCTCCAATGTGCTGACGGGAGCCTTGCTGGAGCACATTACCTTTAAATGCCTCATCCTCTTCGTCATCTTTGGCAACTCCATCATCATCGCCCTCCAGACCTCCAACCCCGTCCTCACCAAG AAATATGAAATCACATTCACTGTGTGTGAGCACATCATCCTGACTGTGTTCACCTGGGAGATCCTGGTCAAGTGGTACTACGGCTTTGGAATTTTCTGGAGG CATGGCTGGAATATTCTGGATTGCGTGGTGACTCTGGCCCTGCTAATCAGCCCAGAAATATTTCCACATGAATCAGGTCACGTCTTCAAAGTCATGAG ggtTCTGCGTGTGGTGCGCTGTGTCAGCAGCTTCGCCACTATGCACGGCGTGGCCATGATGCTGCAGGTCATATGGCAGTCCCTTCCAGACCTCACCAACATCTTCCTGCTCCTCAGCATCACCATGATG ATCTTTGCTGTCTTCGGAGTCACCCTCTTCAGCACATCAGTGCCGTCTGCATTTGGGGACCTGACGGCCGCCCTCTTCTCACTCTTCATCTGCATCACCCAGGACGGCTGGATGGATATTTACGTTAAGTTTAGCGA GGGTTCGAGCTCACTGCTCTACGGTGGTTCACTGTACTTCTTCATTTTCCTGACCATTGGTGCTTTCGTATTTGGCAACCTGTTCGGCGCCGTGGTAACCACAAACCTAGAGATGTCCATGGCCGACGAGAATGAAAGCACCCTTTCTATG atGATCAATGAGAATGCCCTGCCGGAGAACCGCATGACCCATGTGGAGGAGGTGCTGGCTCGCACCAGCATGAGCACGAGGCAGAAGCCCTGGAAAGGCACCTGGCTGGAGAGCCTGCGCATGGAGAACTTTGAGGAGCTGGTGCTGGTCCTGGACCAGATGCAGAGGAACATGAAGGAGTACAAGAGCATACGTCGGCAGCTGGAGAG CATCGTGGATGAGGTTCACAGCTTGCCCTTCAACCTGGAGCAGGACAACGACGTGATCATGAGGGACAAGAACGCCACGTCCCTCAAGCAGTCCCTCCTGTCAGACAAGATCGCCACCGGGCGTCAAGGAGACATGCTCTCCACCCTCATGACActggagaag GCGCACGTCATCGATTCGTTGCAGGACTCGCCGTCCGCCTTCCAGAAGGGCTTGCGGCACACGGCCCTCCGCCGGGCCTCCGCCGGCCCTTCAGCCCCTCCACCAGAGGGCGtccattcctcctcttcttcagatAAGGCTCACCAGGAAGTGTAG